The Syntrophorhabdaceae bacterium genomic sequence CCAGGAAATGACCCGATCTGAGGTTATATGTAAGAAGTGTACCCACCTCATAGATACGTCCAAAACGTTTTACAGAATCAAGGAAGGCATCGTAAAACATCTTGATATCTTTTTCAGAGACCCTGTCTTCTCTCCGCGCAATGATCCTTAATGTGTCCATTATATGCGCAACATCTATCTCGCAGGGACATCTCGTCGTACAGGTTTCACAGGTTGCACAAAGCCAGATTGCTTTTGAATTGAGGATAGTGTCTTTTTGTCCTGCCTGGAGAAGGCGCATGACCATGCTTACCGGGTAATCGAAATAATTGGTATAGGGACAACCGCCAGTGCAGTTACCGCATTGATAGCAGAGTGAGATGTTCTGGGCGCTTTCTTTCTGCACCTGCTCTATAAATTCCCAATTGGTCTTTTCGCTTAAATTTATTGTGTCCATCTCGTATTCTTAAAAAAACAGCCTGCTTGTACAAAAATGCACATTCTTGTTTATCATATTTTTTTGAAAATGGAAACAGTTTATTTTACTACTCCTGAGACGCAGCGACTAAAATCCTTCATAATTGTACCTCCCGTTTACCCAATAGACTACAGCAGATAACGCTATTATGTCCCGGCTTGCCTCTTGAATTATACCAATATACTGACTGGTAGATATAATAAATATTATAAGAGAACTTTTTGTCAAGAAATTTTTTCATTAATTTTGGACATTTGATTGATATTTGGATTTTGATATTGTTCAGAGCGTAGTGCTTCGATATTAGGATTTATTGGTGTC encodes the following:
- a CDS encoding 4Fe-4S dicluster domain-containing protein, yielding MDTINLSEKTNWEFIEQVQKESAQNISLCYQCGNCTGGCPYTNYFDYPVSMVMRLLQAGQKDTILNSKAIWLCATCETCTTRCPCEIDVAHIMDTLRIIARREDRVSEKDIKMFYDAFLDSVKRFGRIYEVGTLLTYNLRSGHFL